Proteins from one Parvibaculum lavamentivorans DS-1 genomic window:
- a CDS encoding RDD family protein → MSESNQVAPTGLSASESFQWPAGSFDGVIAARCLAFLADLLAVCILLVLATIAFGVLGILTFGLLWPGAALSPLIALAYFTFTLGGRHSATPGMRWQGIELRAWNGRRPGYLQAALQTILFYASVAIGTVLVLLVPFFNEQRRCLHDYLCGTVFVRRSV, encoded by the coding sequence ATGAGCGAAAGCAATCAGGTAGCGCCAACAGGCCTCTCCGCCTCGGAAAGCTTCCAGTGGCCCGCGGGTTCCTTTGACGGCGTTATCGCCGCACGTTGCCTCGCCTTCCTCGCCGACCTCCTCGCCGTCTGCATCCTGCTGGTGCTGGCGACAATCGCTTTCGGCGTCCTCGGTATCCTGACCTTCGGCCTCCTCTGGCCCGGCGCCGCGCTCTCGCCCCTCATTGCCCTTGCCTATTTCACCTTCACGCTCGGCGGCCGTCATTCGGCAACGCCCGGCATGCGCTGGCAGGGCATCGAACTCCGCGCCTGGAACGGCCGCCGTCCCGGGTACCTTCAGGCCGCGCTGCAAACCATCCTCTTTTACGCGAGCGTCGCCATCGGCACGGTCCTTGTCCTGCTGGTGCCCTTCTTCAACGAGCAGCGCCGCTGTCTCCACGACTATCTTTGCGGTACTGTCTTCGTCCGCCGTTCCGTCTGA
- a CDS encoding flagellar motor protein MotB, translating to MATPNQQPIILKKVKKVVHGHHGGAWKIAYADFVTAMMAFFLLMWLISMTTPEQKQGLADYFAPSNVSRSTSGAGGIMGGTAFDEEGARMPGTKPQVVMTISTPAQPKSPETAEEKAAAAQVDKLLKEKSARDERNFRSAAESIRQAMRENPDLAELSRNVIIDETPEGLRIQIVDQDGRSMFPSGNAEPYERTRQLIEEVSNILIKLPNRVSISGHTDANPVEGRPGYSNWELTADRANATRRILAGAGLSNDRIYQVIGKADSEPLFPEDPYMAANRRLSIVLLREASVTPPGFSP from the coding sequence ATGGCGACGCCAAACCAGCAGCCGATCATCCTCAAGAAGGTCAAGAAGGTCGTCCACGGCCATCATGGCGGTGCGTGGAAGATCGCCTATGCCGACTTCGTGACGGCGATGATGGCCTTCTTCCTGTTGATGTGGCTCATCAGCATGACGACGCCGGAGCAGAAGCAGGGCCTCGCCGATTATTTCGCCCCCTCGAATGTCAGCCGCTCCACAAGCGGTGCCGGCGGCATCATGGGCGGCACCGCCTTCGACGAGGAAGGTGCGCGCATGCCGGGCACCAAGCCGCAGGTCGTCATGACCATCTCGACGCCCGCCCAGCCCAAGAGCCCGGAGACGGCTGAAGAGAAGGCCGCCGCTGCGCAGGTCGACAAGCTCCTTAAGGAAAAATCCGCCCGCGACGAAAGGAACTTCCGCAGCGCCGCCGAAAGCATCCGCCAGGCAATGCGCGAGAACCCCGACCTCGCCGAACTTTCCCGCAACGTCATCATCGACGAGACGCCGGAAGGCCTCCGCATCCAGATCGTCGACCAGGACGGCCGCTCCATGTTCCCCTCCGGCAATGCGGAACCATACGAGCGCACCCGGCAGTTGATCGAAGAAGTCTCGAACATCCTCATCAAACTGCCCAACCGCGTCAGCATCTCGGGTCACACGGATGCGAACCCGGTCGAAGGCCGTCCCGGCTATTCGAACTGGGAACTCACCGCCGACCGCGCCAATGCCACCCGTCGCATCCTCGCGGGAGCGGGCCTTTCCAACGACCGCATCTATCAGGTCATCGGCAAGGCCGATTCGGAGCCCCTCTTCCCCGAAGACCCCTATATGGCCGCCAACCGGCGACTTTCGATCGTCCTTCTCCGTGAAGCTTCGGTCACACCGCCCGGCTTCAGCCCCTGA
- the motA gene encoding flagellar motor stator protein MotA encodes MRLIVGIAVVLLSVFGGYAAMGGHLEVLWQPFEAVIILGAAFGAFCIANPPSVLKAVGGIFGTLFKGPRYDKAAFLELLGLQYTLFKLAKSKGNLALEAHVENPGESTIFAQFPKFSADHHAVEFMCDYLRMITLGTENAHELESLMDEELETHHQERERIVSAMQALADGTPALGIVAAVLGVIKTMGSIDQPPSVLGGLIGGALVGTFLGVFVAYGFFGPMAQSLRNTYEAESKYFLSMKAGLLAHMAGYAPAVSIEFARKALMSEVRPTFIEVEQSTAALQPAA; translated from the coding sequence ATGCGGCTCATTGTCGGCATCGCGGTAGTATTGTTGAGTGTGTTCGGGGGCTACGCCGCTATGGGCGGCCACCTCGAGGTACTTTGGCAGCCATTCGAGGCTGTCATCATCCTCGGTGCCGCCTTCGGCGCATTCTGCATCGCCAATCCGCCTTCTGTGCTGAAGGCGGTCGGCGGCATTTTCGGCACCCTTTTCAAAGGCCCCCGCTACGACAAGGCCGCCTTCCTTGAACTGCTCGGCCTTCAATACACCCTCTTCAAGCTCGCCAAGAGCAAAGGCAACCTTGCCCTCGAAGCCCATGTCGAAAACCCCGGCGAAAGCACCATCTTCGCCCAGTTCCCCAAATTCTCCGCCGACCATCACGCCGTTGAATTCATGTGCGACTACCTGCGCATGATCACGCTTGGCACCGAAAACGCGCATGAGCTCGAGTCGCTGATGGACGAGGAACTCGAAACCCATCACCAGGAACGTGAGCGCATCGTCAGCGCCATGCAGGCGCTCGCCGACGGTACACCCGCTCTCGGCATCGTCGCCGCCGTGCTCGGCGTCATCAAGACCATGGGCTCGATCGACCAGCCGCCCTCCGTTCTCGGCGGCCTTATCGGCGGCGCCCTTGTCGGCACCTTCCTCGGCGTCTTCGTCGCCTACGGCTTCTTCGGCCCAATGGCGCAGTCGCTCCGCAATACCTACGAAGCGGAATCGAAATATTTTCTCTCGATGAAGGCGGGCCTCCTCGCCCACATGGCCGGCTACGCGCCGGCCGTCTCCATCGAATTCGCGCGCAAGGCGCTGATGTCGGAAGTCCGTCCCACCTTCATCGAAGTGGAACAGTCCACCGCCGCCCTGCAGCCCGCCGCCTGA
- a CDS encoding flavin reductase family protein, whose product MASGEETIEQGGAHDIRKFRNALGWFATGVAVITTRVKGGEPFGITVNSFSSVSLDPPLVLWCLDKKSDTLAAFEQATHFTVNVLREEHQDLSARLARKGDHSLAGMDVREGESGSPALAEALAHFECEIEARHDAGDHVIMVGRVVKFDYVEEGRPLLYHRGAYQMLPPVI is encoded by the coding sequence ATGGCGAGCGGCGAAGAGACGATAGAGCAGGGCGGCGCCCACGATATTCGCAAGTTCCGTAATGCGCTTGGCTGGTTCGCGACCGGTGTTGCCGTCATCACGACACGTGTGAAGGGCGGCGAGCCCTTCGGCATTACCGTGAACTCGTTTTCATCGGTTTCGCTCGATCCGCCGCTCGTGCTCTGGTGCCTCGACAAGAAGTCAGACACGCTGGCGGCGTTCGAGCAGGCGACGCATTTCACGGTCAATGTTTTGCGGGAGGAGCACCAGGACCTCTCCGCGCGGCTGGCACGGAAAGGCGATCACAGCCTTGCCGGCATGGACGTGCGGGAAGGCGAAAGCGGCAGCCCCGCGCTTGCCGAGGCGCTCGCCCATTTCGAATGCGAAATCGAAGCGCGGCACGATGCGGGCGACCATGTCATCATGGTGGGGCGTGTCGTGAAGTTCGATTATGTGGAAGAAGGGCGGCCGCTGCTCTATCACCGCGGCGCCTATCAGATGTTGCCGCCGGTCATATAA
- a CDS encoding MarR family winged helix-turn-helix transcriptional regulator has product MSQTKNTAVEVADTAGDDLFLPDHFLKAINDVGTMLATIYDRRTGLTRNQTRIVIALLETDGQTQTELANALSIHKVSVGIYLNELESLGLVERRIHPTDGRAKCIYLTPLLHASKHIARDHYAAIHSEAIAGINEKDYIAMLRCMDKMRKNLEVLDTKDRKARRKG; this is encoded by the coding sequence ATGTCGCAAACGAAAAATACCGCCGTAGAGGTCGCGGACACCGCCGGAGACGATCTCTTTCTTCCCGATCATTTCCTGAAGGCGATCAACGATGTCGGCACAATGCTGGCAACCATCTACGACCGTCGCACTGGCCTCACCCGCAACCAGACACGAATCGTCATCGCACTCCTCGAAACGGATGGGCAGACGCAGACCGAGCTTGCAAACGCGCTCAGCATCCACAAGGTCTCCGTCGGGATCTATCTGAACGAGCTGGAATCGCTCGGCCTTGTCGAACGTCGCATCCATCCGACGGACGGCCGCGCCAAATGCATTTATCTCACGCCCCTGCTCCACGCGAGCAAGCACATCGCGCGCGATCACTACGCCGCTATCCATAGTGAGGCGATCGCGGGGATCAATGAGAAGGACTACATCGCCATGCTGAGATGCATGGACAAGATGCGCAAGAACCTGGAAGTGCTCGATACGAAAGACCGCAAGGCCCGCCGCAAGGGGTGA